Within Thermococcus indicus, the genomic segment GAATCACCTATCAAAATCAGCTTCATCTTCGCCCTCGTCAGCGAGACGTTTAAGCGCCTCAAATCCTTCAGGAAGCCGAGCTCGTCCCTCCTGTTGGAGCGGACGAAGGAAAGAACTATAACTTCCTTTTCCCTGCCCTGGTAGCCGTCAACGGTTTTAACCTCGGCCTCCTCCGGCAGGAGCGAGCTTATTAAGTCGCGCTGGTCGTCGTAGGGGGTAATTACCCCAATCCACTCCGGCTTAACACCGAGCTCTAAAAGTTTCTCAACGGTCTCCTTAACGAGCCTCGCTTCCAGCGGATTCTCCCTGCTCTCGCTCCCATAGCGCTGCCTCTCGAAGCGGTCTTCCCTTCCAGAGGTGTCCACGAAGACCAAGACGTTATCCGGCCTCAGAACTTCGCCCCAGAAATCGCCGAGCGCGGGACCCTTAACGCCCAAATCGGCCAGCGTTATGTTTTTCACCCTCTCATCCGCCACAACCCTTCCGCCGTAGAACTCCCTGCTCGGGAACTCCATGAGCCTTTCGTTCATCCTGTACTGGACGGTGAGCATCTCGCTCTTCCAGGGATAGCGCTCAATCAGCCCCTCGAAGAGCGTCTTACTCAACTCCTTGGCCTTCTCGCTGAGTATCGTCGGGGGCAGCTGCTTATGGTCGCCGGCCAAGACGAAACGCCTCGCCCTGTTTATCGGTATCAAAACGCTTGGAATCGTCGCCTGCGTCGCTTCGTCTATTATCGCCACGTCGTAGGAGCCGTAGTCGACGACATCGAGGCCGGCAGAGGCGTTCGTTGTGAGAACAACGTCGGCATCGCGGATGATCTCCCTCGCGATTCTCTCCTCAAGTTTTTTAGCATCTTCAAAGGTCTTCTGCACCTGCTCGTTGATTTTGAGCCACTGGGCCATCTCCCTGATCAGCCTCGCCGGAACGCCCCTCGTTCCAATACCCTTCGAGGCCAGCCTGAGTATCTCCCTGTCGCTCAGCCCGCGCCGGTACTTCGGGGCTGGCTTCGTGAAGGTGTCGCGCTTCTCCTTCAGGTTCTCGCCTATAACGCGAAGCTCCCTCAGCTCGC encodes:
- a CDS encoding IGHMBP2 family helicase translates to MEKNERLEKFVSHLKQLVEMERRAEIEAMRLEMRRFSGREREKVGRAVLGLNGKVVGEELGYFLVKYGRDREIKTEISVGDLVVVSRRDPLKSDLVGTVVEKGKRFITVALETVPEWALKGVRIDLYANDITFKRWLENLEALRESGRKALELYLSLGEPEGSEPLEFTPFDRSLNASQRRAIAKALGSPDFFLIHGPFGTGKTRTLAELIRQEVERGNKVLATAESNVAVDNLVERLVDSGLRVVRIGHPSRVSRSLHETTLAYLITQHELYGELRELRVIGENLKEKRDTFTKPAPKYRRGLSDREILRLASKGIGTRGVPARLIREMAQWLKINEQVQKTFEDAKKLEERIAREIIRDADVVLTTNASAGLDVVDYGSYDVAIIDEATQATIPSVLIPINRARRFVLAGDHKQLPPTILSEKAKELSKTLFEGLIERYPWKSEMLTVQYRMNERLMEFPSREFYGGRVVADERVKNITLADLGVKGPALGDFWGEVLRPDNVLVFVDTSGREDRFERQRYGSESRENPLEARLVKETVEKLLELGVKPEWIGVITPYDDQRDLISSLLPEEAEVKTVDGYQGREKEVIVLSFVRSNRRDELGFLKDLRRLNVSLTRAKMKLILIGDSSTLSAHSTYKQLVEFVGGNGKVVDAATLRESKEKG